One window of Triticum dicoccoides isolate Atlit2015 ecotype Zavitan chromosome 5A, WEW_v2.0, whole genome shotgun sequence genomic DNA carries:
- the LOC119297033 gene encoding putative lipid-transfer protein DIR1 → MAKSRALVATLLLVLVVSVTAIEGVHGICGMSNDEFKLCQPAAAVENPTDNPSAECCAALGKANLSCICRYKGIAGIWLRMYHIDADRAMALPGKCGLTMPNNCS, encoded by the coding sequence ATGGCTAAGTCACGGGCATTGGTTGCAACACTGTTGCTGGTCCTGGTGGTGTCCGTCACCGCAATAGAGGGTGTTCATGGCATATGTGGCATGTCAAATGATGAATTCAAGCTTTGCCAGCCCGCAGCAGCAGTGGAAAACCCAACAGACAATCCGTCGGCTGAGTGTTGTGCCGCCCTTGGGAAGGCCAACCTGTCGTGCATTTGTCGCTACAAAGGCATCGCCGGCATATGGTTGAGGATGTACCACATCGATGCGGACCGTGCAATGGCGCTGCCCGGCAAGTGCGGTCTCACCATGCCCAACAActgctcgtga
- the LOC119297034 gene encoding putative lipid-transfer protein DIR1, translating to MAKSQALAATLLLVVVVSLAAIESVHGVCGMSNDEFKLCQPAAAVNNPTNSPSAECCAALGKTNLSCICRYKGMAGIWLKMYHIDARRAMALPGKCGLTMPSNCS from the coding sequence ATGGCCAAGTCACAGGCATTGGCAGCAACATTGTTGCTTGTCGTGGTGGTGTCCCTTGCCGCAATAGAGAGTGTTCATGGTGTTTGCGGCATGTCGAATGACGAATTCAAGCTTTGTCAACCTGCGGCGGCAGTGAATAACCCGACAAATAGTCCATCTGCTGAGTGTTGTGCCGCGCTAGGAAAGACAAACCTATCGTGCATCTGCCGCTACAAAGGCATGGCCGGCATATGGCTGAAAATGTATCATATTGACGCACGTCGTGCCATGGCACTACCAGGCAAGTGCGGACTTACCATGCCAAGCAACTGCTCTTGA